One region of Streptomyces leeuwenhoekii genomic DNA includes:
- a CDS encoding GntR family transcriptional regulator, with product MKQGTQGPAGPDAAALRRPGRVRVPPQPGAAEAERGAGAAGPARGEHTHGEPPAPGTRPLIQRSSVRGQILDALRTALLAGELQPGEVYSAPALGARFGVSATPVREAMQQLALEGAVEVVPNRGFRVLERSGRELAELAEVRALIEVPVMLRLARTVPAARWAELRPLAEATVRAASAGCRAGYAEADRAFHRAVLALAGNDQLVRVADDLHRRSQWPLVGPPAAPGRADLVADAHEHTALLDALIAGDADVVRTLVEDHFAPS from the coding sequence GTGAAGCAGGGCACGCAGGGCCCCGCCGGGCCGGACGCCGCCGCCCTCCGCCGGCCGGGGCGGGTCCGGGTGCCGCCGCAGCCCGGCGCGGCGGAGGCGGAGCGGGGGGCCGGCGCGGCGGGGCCCGCACGCGGCGAGCACACCCACGGCGAACCGCCCGCTCCCGGCACCCGCCCCCTCATCCAGCGGTCCTCCGTGCGCGGGCAGATCCTCGACGCCCTGCGCACCGCGCTCCTGGCGGGCGAACTGCAACCGGGCGAGGTCTACTCGGCCCCGGCGCTCGGCGCGCGGTTCGGGGTGTCGGCGACCCCGGTGCGGGAGGCGATGCAGCAGCTGGCCCTGGAGGGCGCCGTCGAGGTCGTCCCCAACCGCGGCTTCCGCGTCCTGGAGCGCAGCGGCCGGGAGCTGGCCGAACTGGCCGAGGTGCGGGCCCTGATCGAAGTACCGGTGATGCTCCGCCTGGCCCGTACGGTGCCCGCGGCGCGCTGGGCGGAGCTGCGGCCCCTGGCGGAGGCCACCGTGCGCGCCGCCTCCGCCGGGTGCCGGGCCGGCTACGCCGAGGCCGACCGCGCCTTCCACCGGGCGGTGCTCGCCCTGGCCGGCAACGACCAACTGGTCCGGGTCGCCGACGATCTGCACCGCCGCTCCCAGTGGCCGCTGGTCGGCCCGCCCGCGGCGCCCGGACGCGCCGACCTGGTGGCCGACGCCCACGAGCACACCGCACTGCTGGACGCGCTGATCGCCGGGGACGCGGACGTGGTGCGGACCCTGGTGGAGGACCACTTCGCGCCCTCCTGA